One Desulfomonile tiedjei genomic window, GCACTTCTCGAAAGTCATGGCGGATTGAATCGTGGGTGTCCCGCCAACGCGGGACTGGCTTATCCAGCACTGCGGCTCGGTTCGGAAAAACTTTTGAGGATCACTATAAACAATGAAACCGGGCTCTGTCAGAGACGGGCGCGTGATCCTGCCGAGTGCCCGACGGCTCTTGACGAAATCCCCGATTATCGCGTTTTCAAACCTTGCTTGGCGATGTGGCTTCAGTTTTCCAGGACAACCATTGCCGCGGCTGATTGTGGAGTATGAGTTAGCGACAAATGGATTGCGGACACCCGCATCGTCTGGGCTTGCCTCAGTGCAGAGCCCGCGAGCCTGATGGTGGGGCGAGTGCGCTCTCCGCCGACGACCGCAATTTGTCCGGGGGTAATGCCTCGAGAAAAGCCGGTGCCTAGAGCTTTCACGACGGCTTCCTTTGCTGCGAAACGGGCCGAATAGGCCTGCGCAGGATGGGGAGCGGTCGTGCAGGTGACAATTTCTTCTTCGGTAAAGACCCTGTCAATGAACCTTTTCGCGGATCGGCCCTGGAGGACCCGTTCCATGCGCGAGACATCAACCAAGTCTATTCCTACCCCAAAAATCAACTAGCAACCCTCTCTCTGACTACGGCATCCGCAACCTTGCATGCCTGCACTGCCGGAGGAACGTCATGTACGCGAACTATGGAAGCCCCTCGGAGCACCGCCGCAGTGATCGCAGCAAGCGTCCCGACAACGCGGGCCTCAGGATTCGGCTCGTCCAGGATTTTGCCGATAAATGACTTGCGGGACGGCCCCACGAGAATCGGTTTTCCCAAAGGCCGAAATATATCCAATCTATTTATTAGGACGAGATTGTGGTCGAATGTCTTGCCGAATCCTATGCCCGGGTCCAAGACGATATTCTCGGGAGGAATTCCGCTGTCTTCCAAGGTCCTGATGCGCTCTTGGAAGAAATCGAAAATGTCGCCGGGAAATGAATCATAGTGTATGTCCTGCTGCATGGTTTTCGGCTTTCCCAGCATGTGCATTACGACGAGACCGGCCCGGACCTCCCGGGCCAGATCCACAAGGGACGGATCGTCGCGGAATCCCGTAACGTCATTGATAATTCGAGCACCGTGTTGCACAGCGGCTTTCGCGACGTTCCTGCGCCTCGTATCAATGGAAACCCACGCGTCGGCCCTCTGTCGGCAGATTCCACGAATCACCGGTATGGCCCTGCGGAGTTCCTCTTCCTCGTTAACCGGAGCAGATCCCGGTCGAGTAGATTCCCCTCCCACATCCACGATATCCGCTCCGGCCTCCAACATCTCCAGAGCCGCAGCTATTGCAATTTCCGCATCAAGATGCTTTCCGCCATCGGAAAAAGAATCGGGCGTGGTGTTGATTACCCCCATAACAAGGGTTCGGGGTTGCGAGACTAGTTCAGCGAAAGTCATGGGTTCGGTTGCCGTCATTGCCTTTGCTCAGTTGCCTTTTTGTTGCTGGGCGCGGCTTTCTCGAAAGCTCTTCAAAAGTGCTTGCGCGCACTTGTCGCAACAGGCCTTCATGTGGTCTGAATCGCCGTGACGATTCGCTTTTCTGAGGGCCTCTTCGCAGGTGGATCTGCAGTACTTTGGAATCTCTGCCTCACTCTTTATCTGCGCGATCCTCTTGCACGATTCCACGCATGTGGCGATCATCTCCTGGGACGGAACGGTTCCCATTTTGCTCTTAATGTCCTGGGCCGTCGCGTTGCATTTTGATCTGCACTGGTCATCGAGTTGATCAGCAGACGCCAGCCCTTGCCCCCCAACGGTCCAGAGCAAGAGTGCTCCTAAAAGGACTGAAAAGCCCATTAGCAACTGCCTGTTTCTAGATTCCATGAACCAACCTTCATTTTTGCCGATTGCCGGAATTTGGGTCCTATTTGCCGCAGCCATCTCCTGTCATTCCTGCGTACGCTAGGAATCCAGTCCCGCGTCTCGCGGGAACGACATCTGTGAGGAGCACGCGTTGCAGGAGATGCATTGCAGCGAACCACCTACACACCGGTCACCCGGCAGCAGAACCGAAATTAGTTTGGCAATCGTTGTGGTCTTCTGCGCTTGAAGCAATACTCCAAC contains:
- the folP gene encoding dihydropteroate synthase — its product is MTFAELVSQPRTLVMGVINTTPDSFSDGGKHLDAEIAIAAALEMLEAGADIVDVGGESTRPGSAPVNEEEELRRAIPVIRGICRQRADAWVSIDTRRRNVAKAAVQHGARIINDVTGFRDDPSLVDLAREVRAGLVVMHMLGKPKTMQQDIHYDSFPGDIFDFFQERIRTLEDSGIPPENIVLDPGIGFGKTFDHNLVLINRLDIFRPLGKPILVGPSRKSFIGKILDEPNPEARVVGTLAAITAAVLRGASIVRVHDVPPAVQACKVADAVVRERVAS
- the acpS gene encoding holo-ACP synthase; this translates as MIFGVGIDLVDVSRMERVLQGRSAKRFIDRVFTEEEIVTCTTAPHPAQAYSARFAAKEAVVKALGTGFSRGITPGQIAVVGGERTRPTIRLAGSALRQAQTMRVSAIHLSLTHTPQSAAAMVVLEN